A region from the Catellatospora sp. TT07R-123 genome encodes:
- a CDS encoding Wadjet anti-phage system protein JetD domain-containing protein, whose product MRDPDEITALVRQRFAAVYPDWARGLGTWPMRLSLQPPDTRARSEDPVACHEWAQRWADYTGPGEIIYANARFPTGVHALPQTLVFGQPHDVAAADFDTAQTWRRCGRRLVQLQRAFPDADFTGIIRRITELPETDFARLVNAVTWLKANPASGMLLRQLPIEGIDTKWLARHTQLVVNLLGHGGGQTDPESAAPAATRRLHQRLGLRTPPELIQVVVCDPALRENLGGMRHLATAVDDLNRWLKQPDVVLIIENKESAYAFTDDMPGTVILHGQGFSVANYGKIHWVKAARKVLYWGDIDGPGLVFLNDLRGHGVDATSILMDCETLDRFRHLAVDGTAPDRRNPDRLTPGERELYLHLTAYAAERDRGLLLEQERIPWHFAHGHVAMAMSRD is encoded by the coding sequence GTGCGTGACCCCGACGAGATCACCGCCCTGGTCAGGCAGCGGTTCGCCGCCGTCTACCCCGACTGGGCACGCGGCCTGGGCACCTGGCCGATGCGGCTCTCGCTGCAGCCGCCGGACACGCGGGCCAGGTCCGAAGACCCCGTCGCCTGCCACGAGTGGGCCCAGCGCTGGGCGGACTACACGGGTCCGGGAGAGATCATCTACGCTAACGCCCGCTTCCCCACGGGCGTTCACGCCCTCCCTCAGACTCTGGTCTTCGGCCAGCCGCACGACGTCGCCGCAGCCGACTTCGACACGGCCCAGACCTGGCGGCGCTGCGGACGGCGACTGGTCCAACTCCAGCGGGCCTTTCCTGACGCTGACTTCACCGGCATCATCCGCCGCATCACCGAACTTCCCGAAACGGACTTCGCGCGACTCGTCAATGCCGTCACCTGGCTGAAGGCCAACCCCGCGTCGGGGATGCTGCTAAGACAGCTGCCGATCGAGGGCATCGACACCAAATGGCTGGCAAGACACACCCAGCTGGTCGTCAACCTGCTGGGACACGGCGGCGGGCAGACCGACCCAGAATCGGCCGCCCCGGCAGCGACCAGGCGCCTGCATCAACGGCTCGGCCTGCGCACGCCACCAGAGCTTATCCAGGTCGTGGTATGCGACCCGGCGCTGCGCGAGAACCTCGGCGGGATGCGGCATCTGGCCACAGCCGTTGACGACCTCAACCGTTGGCTCAAGCAACCAGACGTCGTGCTCATCATCGAGAACAAGGAGTCGGCCTACGCGTTCACGGACGACATGCCAGGCACCGTCATCCTGCACGGGCAAGGCTTCAGCGTCGCCAACTACGGCAAGATCCACTGGGTGAAGGCCGCGCGCAAGGTCTTGTATTGGGGCGACATCGACGGGCCTGGACTGGTGTTTCTCAACGACCTGCGTGGCCACGGCGTCGACGCCACCAGCATCCTCATGGATTGCGAAACCCTCGACCGGTTCCGGCACCTGGCGGTCGACGGCACGGCACCTGACAGGCGGAACCCCGATCGGCTCACACCCGGCGAGCGCGAGCTGTATCTCCACCTGACCGCCTACGCGGCCGAACGAGACCGAGGCCTGCTGCTCGAGCAGGAGCGGATCCCGTGGCACTTCGCGCATGGACACGTTGCTATGGCGATGAGTCGCGACTAA